In Pedobacter sp. W3I1, one DNA window encodes the following:
- the clpP gene encoding ATP-dependent Clp endopeptidase proteolytic subunit ClpP: MNIDSQEFRKFAVKHQGIGGLHVDKFIAQANLDPKSMTPYIIEERQLNVAQMDVFSRLMMDRIIFLGDAIYDQNANIIQAQLLFLQSTDADRDIQIYINSPGGSVYAGLGIYDTMQYIQPDVATICTGMAASMGAVLLVAGAKGKRAALPHSRVMIHQPSGGAQGVASDMEINLREMLKLKKELYDIISEHSGQTYDWVEKASDRDYWMTAEEAKGFGMVDEVLSRNAKKDGETK; encoded by the coding sequence ATGAACATAGATTCACAAGAATTCAGAAAATTTGCCGTTAAACATCAGGGAATTGGCGGTTTACATGTAGATAAATTTATTGCTCAGGCTAATCTGGATCCTAAGAGCATGACACCATATATCATTGAAGAACGCCAGTTGAACGTAGCGCAAATGGATGTTTTCTCCAGGTTGATGATGGATCGTATTATCTTTTTAGGTGATGCCATTTACGATCAGAATGCAAACATTATCCAGGCGCAGTTGTTGTTTTTGCAATCAACTGATGCGGATAGAGATATTCAGATTTACATTAACTCTCCAGGTGGCTCGGTTTATGCAGGTTTAGGTATTTACGACACCATGCAATATATACAGCCAGATGTAGCTACAATTTGTACCGGTATGGCCGCATCAATGGGGGCAGTTTTATTGGTAGCAGGCGCGAAAGGAAAACGTGCTGCATTACCTCACTCAAGAGTAATGATTCACCAGCCATCAGGAGGTGCACAAGGTGTGGCATCTGATATGGAGATCAACTTAAGAGAGATGTTGAAGTTGAAAAAAGAATTATACGATATTATTTCAGAGCACTCTGGTCAAACATATGATTGGGTAGAGAAAGCTTCAGATCGCGATTACTGGATGACAGCTGAGGAGGCAAAAGGATTTGGTATGGTTGATGAAGTGTTATCGAGAAACGCAAAAAAAGATGGCGAAACAAAATAA
- a CDS encoding four helix bundle protein, producing the protein MAQFKFQSLEVWQLSITLTDKLLDIADRLSVNKKYRFAEQLNGAALSISNNIAEGSGSISNKEFAHYLNIAHRSVFENANILVVLERRKYISDTELNDYLEELDKLARKLTNFRKYLLK; encoded by the coding sequence ATGGCTCAATTTAAATTTCAATCGCTCGAAGTTTGGCAGTTATCAATAACATTAACTGATAAACTACTTGATATAGCTGACCGATTGTCAGTTAATAAAAAATACAGATTTGCAGAGCAGCTCAATGGGGCTGCTCTTAGCATATCCAATAATATTGCCGAGGGCTCAGGCTCTATTTCCAATAAGGAATTCGCTCATTATCTGAACATTGCACATCGATCTGTCTTCGAGAATGCAAATATTTTAGTAGTTTTAGAGCGGCGAAAATATATTTCTGACACAGAACTGAATGATTATCTGGAAGAATTGGATAAATTGGCACGGAAATTAACCAACTTCAGGAAATATTTATTAAAATAA